A window of Sus scrofa isolate TJ Tabasco breed Duroc chromosome 15, Sscrofa11.1, whole genome shotgun sequence genomic DNA:
CGGTGCCCCCTGGGTCACACAAGGACACAGAGGCGGAGGCCAGGGACCGCCCTGCCAGGACCAGCTCGGCATAGGAGGTGCCCCGAGGGCCCACGGAGCTCGGCATGGACAGCTGCTCCTTGATCAAGCCCACCTGCAGCTCCTCCCCGTGCTCCTCGGTCTCCAGCCACGGCCCATCCAAGAGAGGCGTCGAGGACAAGCGCGACACCATCCCCGGGGGGCAGGGGGCCGGGCCTGGGCTCCCCCGCCGCGCGCACCACTCCCCCTCGGATCGGGGGCCTTCCCCTGCTGGCCAGCTCTCAGCCACGTCAGCCCCACGGATGGAACTGCTGGCGCTGCTTGAGCCCCCAGGGCCCGGCTGCGCCTCCAGACACAGGCCACACGTTTCGCCATCACTGCTCCTGCTCGAAGCTGGGACTGGGGGTCCCGAATCCTCATGGGAAGCAACTGGCTTTGCAGCCACTGGGTCAGACCTGTTTCCTCCCGGAAGGTCCTGCCTGTGGTGCTCTGCTGCTGCCAGCTGCTGCTTCTCCAAGGCAGGCCTCTGCTGCTCCTCGAGGGGCGGCCATGGGCCACAGCATCTGGCTGGCACGTTTTGCTGGCCCTCGGGCGGTGACTGTTCCTGGGCTGGCGGGCTTCCTTCTTGCTGGTCCTCAGGCGACGACTGCTGGCCGTGGGCTGGGTGGCTTTCTTCTGGGGCGAGCCCCGTCCTGGGGGTTATAACACGGCGACAGTTATTTTGGAGCCACGGAAGCGTCAAAAGACGAGACCACATGGGTCCCTCGATCAGAGACAAGCCCGAGCATGTGACACCGTGACCTGAGGCCAGGGAAGAAGGACTTCCACAAACCGTGAAAACGTGAAGCAGTGTCCCCCGCAGTCTCCCGGTAAACCCGCACCTCGCAGTGGCTTAGCCAAGAAGCCACAGCCTGCCCAGGGCCCTCTGTCCAAGGCCGCGGCGCGCGGCTCACGGCGCCGCAAGGGGCACCTGCTCGCCGAGCCGccagcctcctcctgccccaggggccGAGGGCCGAGGTGCGGGAGGAGCGCAGAGGAGGGACCGCAGGCCACACGCAGCGCCCAAACCGGCGGCTCAGCTCAGGGCCCCGGGGCGCCgggagcagggcaggggcggGCGGCGCTCAGACGCCCGTGGAGGAGCCGACGACCCGCGTCAGGACCCCCCTCCACTGGCCTGGGCGCCACGGCACCCACCGGGCCGCCCGAGGCCAGGCGCGGGCCCCACACGGGCTGAGAGAACGCGGACGAACGGCGAGCCGGCACCTGCTGTCCCAACGCCCATAAAGAGGCGCCTTGACGGCCGCGAGCGGAGCACAGAGGGGCGGCAGGGCGCCCTGGACGCCGAGGGCGCGCGGACCGCAGCGGCTAGCCCGAAGCACCGGTGCTCGGCTCCGGCCGAGAGACCAGCCCGGAGCCCGTCCCCCGGTGCCGCGCGGCCTCCGAGGCTCAGCAGGGGCGGGGACAAGCAGCCCAAAGCGGACGGTGAGCGGCGCCGCAGCCGCTGAGAACCGCGAGCACACACACCGGGATCGGCTCCCAGGAAGAGCGGCCACCGGCTCCTCCGGGGGAGCATCCTTGTCGCGCAGCCACGTCCCAGAAAACGAAGCCTGTGCTGCGCGCTGCGCGCACGTCTGCGTCACGCGCTTAACGCACGTGCCTGCGGAGGGGTCCCGAAGGAGGGCGCTgctggcggggggcagggggggttcTCGCGGAAGCTGCGGGGGTCACGGGGCCTTTGCTGTTCACTTAGCCAAGTCAGTCAGTACTTGCTCAGTACCTGGTACTAAGTAACACACCCATCCGCGTGTCCCACAGCTAGAGCCCGACCTCAGGAGACTGCGACAGCCCGCGTGTGGGGAGCACACCCCACACAACCGGGAGCAGAAGCGGCCGGAGGTGAGGAGGGCACAGGTCAGGCTCTGCCCGCAGGGCGGTGGGGACATGCGGGGACTGGGAGGGGAAAGGCCCCCAAGGTGGGCACGTGACTGGACGCCATGTGTCCCAGAGacgtttttaaaaagagaaaccagttcccgccgtggcgcagtggttaacgaatccgactaggaaccatgaggtggcgggttcgatccctgcccttgctccgtgggttaaagatctggcattgccgtgagctgtggtggaggttgcagacgcggctcggatcccaccttgctgtggctctggcgtaggctggtggctacagctccaattcgacccctagcctgggaacctccatgtgccacgggagcagccctagaaatggcaaaacgacaaaaaaagaaaattaaaaagagaaactgtCGGAAACACACCCAGATGCCGTGCACGGCGGGCCTGTGATAGCCGAGCAAGGGGGCCTTCTGCTCCTCTAAGCTTCCTGTACGTATGTCCTCAAATCCTCTAAAGAGAACACTTCACTGTTTAAAACCACAGACTCAAATGCTCTCCAAACTGAGAAAACCACACTTCCATCAGTTCCCGGGAACCTACCTAAACACGTCCTTACGCATAAAACAGCGCCCGTCTCTCAGGGGCTGCCAGGGACCAGGCCGGCGACACAGGAGAAGCAGCGCATCAAGAGGGACGGGGGCCAGCATGGCCGCGGTCATCACCAAGGACGGAGCACCTCTGCAGGGCACGCCTCCCTGCCCCCGGCCTCGCCTTCCGCACGCCTGCACCCCCCTCGACCAAGCACCTACCCCAGCGTGGGCAGCGCCTGCAGGGCGGCGGTGGGGGGGCGGCCTCCGGCGTCCGCATGGGCCCAGGCCCCCGGGGAAGCGCCTCGGCTCTGCGCTGCGTCTGTGGTCTCCGCGTCCTCCCCTGGATCTAGCAGGGAGGGCAGAAGAGAGTGTAAAACAACCTCCTCACTCCCGTGACTCGAGAGCCGGGTGAGGGGCCGACCTGGCCTCGGTGCTGTCGGCCCCACGGCCACAGCACGTCCCGGATGCACAGCCCCCGACGCCACAGGCACCGGGTCCCCCTGCTTCATCCTGGGCCCATGTCAGCTGCCTCCCCCAAGCTTCAGGAGGCCAGAAGCACCTGTCAGCCTACAAAGGCCCAGGACAGCACAGGTTCCACGGCCAGAGGAGGGACTGTCCTTGCTAGAGCCCGGACCCGGGAGGCTCTCAGAAAAAATCCTGCACcaagccccccacacacacaccccagctgACGGGAATGGGCGGGCCGGACGGGCAGCACTGTCAACTCGCGCCCAGAAACACTTCCCCAGATGCgccctggggacagagggccAGAACTTTagtgacccccaccccccacacacacatgcactggGGAGAACTGGGAGTTGTGGAAATAGAGGAAAGCAAATATATCAGTGGTAgagaaaaaaaccttgaaaaaaaagagtctttgcaGACAGAAAAACCCAGAAACAGCAACAGAAAGCCCACATTAAGAAAAGGGGTGAGAGAGGCAAGATCCTAACAAAGCATCCTTTAAAGCAAACCAGTGCCATTAAACGGCTAATGTCCCCAAAGTGCCACTGGGGGGCGTGAGCCGTGCCTCCCAGCCACAGGCGTGGGTCACACACGGTGTGGGGGGGAGGATGCGGGGGCCAGAAGACTGGGCACTGCCCAACAGTCAGACCCTGGACAGGCACACTTTCCCTCAGCGACTGTGTCAAACCCACTTACACAGCCTCCACACACGCCCTCAGGTGACACACCACGGGCACAGAGCTGCGggcacctgggggggggggcatgagcCAGGCTCTGTCCCCAGGGACTCCAGCATGAGCTACGTGCTGTGCCTACAACCACACGGCATGGGGCTCAGGGTGTCTGTTGGAATAACTTCAAATGTTAAGCTAAAAGTACTGGAAataggagttctcgctgtggctcagcagtaaagaacccaaccagcatccgtgaggacgcaggcaggttcaatccctgacctcgctcggtgggttaaggatctggcattgctgtgagctgtggtgtgagtcacggtcatggctcagatcctgcatggctgtggctgtggtgcaggccggcagctgcagctctgatttaacccctgtgctgggaacttccatgcaccacgggtgcggccataaaaaaagaaaaggaaagaaaagaactggaAATAAACTAAACAAACAATGCTGACTGTCTAACCCAGGGATCAGTTGGAGATGCCACATCAGTTTCACCTTCGGCTGCAGGTAAAGCTACGGAGACTCACTCGCAGAAGAGAGGGCTGGGGACCCAGCCACAGGCCCAAGGGACTCACCTGGGGGCTTCTTCCTCCGCTCTGCGCTGACACGTCCCCGACACCCACGCAAATGTCCCATCCCCCGGGGAACACTGAAGGCCCATGAGAGAGAGGGGGGAACACCAAACCCACCCAAACAGGCGCCCCACAATGGCCACCCCGCGGGCCTGCCCACGCCCCCaacctccagcccatccccccGTAGGCTGGGGGGGCCGGGCGGCCAGGTCTCACCCTTGGCTGTGCCGGCAGGGTCCCAGCCCTGCAGGAGGTCCCTGCTCGCCTCCCCGAGCCCCCTCTGGCTGCCGGCGCTCAGGCAGGGGGCCAGGTCCGGCAGCGGTAAGGAGCCGTCACAGGCCAGGTCCATGCCGCGGTAGAAACCAGGAATCAGGACGGTGATGTTCTAGAAAACGCAGGCGCAGGTGCGCTTCAGAGCCAGAGACTCCGCCCCAGCCCGGGACCACCCCTCCTTCCGTGCCGGGCAGAGGATGCGCACGCAGGAGCAAGTCTCTGGACAAGGTCAGGAAGGACCCCGGGTCAACCCCCTTCTGGCAGACCCCAAGCCCCTCTGACGCGTGGCAGGGAAATCGTAAACTGTCCCTGAAAGGACCCAGTGTCCCCAGCGCTCCTGTGGAAAGCCCTTGCCCAGACATCATTCTAGCTGTGTTTTCATTAACTTCAGCGGAACTCGGTCTGACTTCACTCAATTAAAACTTCGCTCCCTTCCTTGCACCGACATCTAGGAGCCAGACCCGATGGGCATGGAGCAGGGCAGAGGAGGCACTCGGGTGTCAGCCCCTTCTTCCTGCGGGGCCCCTCCCGGGAACCCAGGAGGCCTGCTGGGACCACCCCAGGGGGCCACCCTCAGGCTGCCTGAGAGGCTCGCCTGCCCTCAGGGCCCGGCCCAGTCCGAGGAAGACAGTTACAGAAACACCTTCCTCCAACCCTGACTCACAGCAGGCCCAGGACAGTCGGAGGAGGTGGGGACAAGCCCTGGACCGCAGGCCTGAGGCTGACGCGCGGGCCCTGgggctcagcccctccctcccctgggggAGCACAAGGCACCCAGGCTcggggctgccccccccccacaggaTCCGGAGAAGCAGGCGCAGGCAGGGAgggccccccgcccgccccgcggcGCACCTTGCCCAGGAGCTCGGCCTTCCCGTAGCCGAAGAGCATCAGCGCGAAGTTGTGGTTGATGCCGCAGATGGTCCCGTCCGGCAGGAGGGTGATGAGCCCGCTGATGGTGGAGAACACCCAGACGGACGCCCGGTAGCCCCCGCCGGGGGCCGCCACCCCGTCTGCGGCCTCCTGGCTGCGGGGCTGCGCCTTCAGCTTCAAGCTCAGAGGGAAGGTGGTGCCATCCTTGGCTCTCCCCACAGACCTCTGAATCCTGAGGCTCTGAAAGAGACACGCCCCTGGGCTGCACCTCCTGGGCCGAGCTTCAATCTGAATCCAGCCATGCCCGGCGGGCAGCATCCCCAGAACACCTAGCTGCCCACGCGGCTCTTCCTCCCCCACGTTCAGAGTCGGGCATGAGAGGCTGCTAAACGGTCCCTAGAGTGGCCACAGCCCCCAAGGCTCCCACAGCTGAGGGGCCACGGGTCCTACCGCTTTGGGACAGAACAGAGGACCCAGAGAGTCAAGTGCAGAGCAGAGGCTTCCGGCTGAGCTGAAGAGCGGATAAACAGCAAAGCACCAGCTCAGAGGGTTCAGCTCGCAGCCGAAGGCCAGCGGGTGAGCTGGCGTCTCCTGCCTCCTGCAGCAGCCGAGCCGACTGCAGCCCGACTCGGCCATCAGTCTGGCCTTGCAGGTGGCTGACATCAGGAGGGTTCCAGGAAGTGCGCTCCCCCGGGTGGAGGCTCCATACCCAGGAGCTGGGAGCATCCAGCTGATGACGGAACCCCGGCCCCAGACCCCCAACTGCCTCTCAAGCTGCCTCCGGAACCTCATCTATCAGACCCGCAGTCCCCCCTGCCCGGGGGAGACCTGCCACCAGCCCATCCCCCCTGCTCCCCTCGGCCCCCAGACTGCTCCATAAAGAGTCGGGGCAGAAGCTCAGGGAGAGGatggagggggcagggctgggcagccaGGAGCCACAAGGGCTCTGACCCTGGCCACGACTCCAGCGCCCAGAGAGCTCTGAGCAGGCCCTGTTCCATCCTGCCATGGAGGGGCCACTCCTGCTGTCAGGAACCCCAGCTTCCATCCCCAGGTCACGGATTTGGGTCTAAGAATTTGAGGGTCACCAGATAAACAGGCTCCAGCGGCCACACGGTGCAGGGGGGAGGTCCTACCTCGGGGACCTGCTCGCCAGGAGGCGGCAGCTGCACGGAAGGAATCAGGTCTGCGAGGTGCTGCCCGACCACCGCCTCCGGGGATGCGAACCCATGCAGGTGGGCAAAGAGAGCGTCGCAGGACGTCACGGCTCCCTTGGAGGAAAAGCCAGCCTTGGAAGCGCTGCGATGACCGTCTCTCGCAGGGCAGCTTCAAACCTCCCTGAACCTCGTCTCCAGGCTGAGGGCGGGGTCCTCGGTGCGAGCTCCCTGTCCGAGGCCCGGGGGCCAAAGAGGAGCCTCCCTGGGAAGGCCGCCCTCCCCCGCAGAGCTCCTGGGGGTTCCTGAGGCTTCTGCAGAGGCCAGCTAAGAGCGGGCCCGCCGCCTGCCACCCGGCCAGCCTTCACTCCCACTGCCTGCGTGTCAGCCCCCAGGCTGAGGGACGCACAGGCGACACTGGATGGGAGCGAGAGAGCAGTGCTGGGAGGGTCAGGGCTACAGCCCGCTCTTACAGGGGAGGAGACAGAGCCTCGGGGAGGCTGGGGTCCTTGCCGAGGGCACGCTAGGGCTGGGGGGCCGCTGGGGGCAAACCCTCCAGACCCCGTGCCCTCCTGCTGCCCAAAGGCCCAGGGGAGGACAGAGCTTGCTGAAGCGCTGGCAGAGGTGATGTGTGGCAAAGCCACGTGCCGCTGAGAAACCGATGACAAACTCACATCGCTCTGGAAAGCCACCCAGGCCGAGAGCCTCTCCACGGGCTCCAGCACGACCACGCGGCAGAGGCTGCACGCCTGCCTCATCCTCTTCATCCACACGGAGACCGGGATCTTGTCCCCGCCGCGGCTCACGACATCCACCTGCGGGCACAGACCGGCTCAGCCCGGCCAAGGCGCTCGGCGCCCCGACCTCTGCTCGCCTGCGTCGGCCTCGGAAGTGAACCGGAGTGTGAATGAGGCTTCCGGCACGCAGCCTCACACCTCGGCGGGAAGGTTCCGTCAGAGGAGGAGACGCTTCCACCCTCAGGTTCACAGTGACGTGGGGGTGGTATCGCAGGACACCGAGGCGACTGAGTGTTCGCATTTTCTTCCAGGTGGTCAGCCTCTCAGCCGGGTGATTCTGGGGGTGGCCGACCCTGTCTAAGCCGTTTCGGGGCCTGAGGCCCAAGGCTCAGCATCTACCACGCAGTTCAGCCCGTCAGCATCCCGGTTGGACACACGCGGGGAGGCCCAGAGCTCCCGCGAAACCTTGCGGTCCCAGGGCCCCTCTGAGACCGCCAAGAGGGCCAAGCTGGAGACGCACACGGGGCACGAGAGAATCGGGAGGCTTGTCGGGAACCGGCGTGCCTGCGGTGCCCCCAGGGCAGGTCCGGCCTCCGCCCTCGTCAAGGAGTGCTGGGCTGACGGCAGCCCCGATTCTGTTTCTAGGAGGCCTCCTGCCCGCCGCAGTGACAGGGACCATGACCCGCCGGCAGCCCAGAGGCCCGCACTCACCACCATGCCAAACACGACGGCGGCGTGGCCATCGGCCTCCACGTGCTCCTCGCTGAGGGCTTCCACCACGTGGGAGTCCGGCTTCAGGAAGAAGCGCGTGAGTTTCTGGCCAATTAGGTCGTGGCTGCTGTACCCCAGGAGCTGGCAAGCTTTGTCATTGGCCACTAGGATCTGAGGGTCACGGGGGGGGGCACGCAGGTCACAGTGGGCACAGCCCAGAGACCTGTCCTCCCCACTGGGTCCTGCAGTGTCTCAACCGCCGGAAAACAAGAACCCCCAGCGGGTGGTGCCGCAGAAGCCATACCTCCTGCCCATGTGACGGTGGCGGCCGTTGGCACATAGACACCCACTATGCAAACACACCGAACTCAAAACACTGCATATCCAGCCCTGTTTCAGCCGAGCCAAGGCTCCAGCCAACACGAGCCTCCGCCTCAATGGAGGACCCCCCCCTGCTGCAGGCGGAGGCACAGGGAGGTCCCCAAACCCCTATTTCTCGCTACCCTCCGGGTAGCACCAAGTGTCTCCCTAACTGCACCTAAAACACTCAAGCTCCTCTCTTTGAGGTTACAGGTTGGAGGCAAGACCCCAAACTCACGCTGGGTCACAAAGCGCAGCACACACCTCGGTGGTCTTGGCGTTGACAGTGAAAATGGCCTTGTTGGGATTGCACACGGGGGCCGGGAACAGCGGCGCCGACCACCCTGAGGGCAAGCCCCGCAGCAGGGAGCAGCAGGACGCACTGCCCAGGGGGCTGGCTAGGTCCACCTGCTCCGGGGCGGCCGGGCAGTGCAGTTTGCTCGTGCAGAGGTTTTGGGCAGCCAGTGATGACAGACAGTAGGAGCTCCATCCGTCTTCTGGAAAGCAGAGCAAGGGATGCTTTAGCATTCATGCAGCTAAAACACACAAAGCACACAGCCCTCACCTCTAACTCCTGCAAGGGATCCACAGGTGAAACTGACCCGCAGCGCTGACTCGCAGGCTGGGTGTGCATCCGAACCGTGCCCAGGGCCCACCTGGACGACCACCAGGTGGTCGAAGTGCTGAGGGACCCACCCTCCACCCaggcctgcctcctcccctctccctcaccctgctCAATGTCCGCTCCATCCTGGAGCTCAAATCCAAACAAGCCACCGtgactcctccctccctgccctccgaGCCCCCAGAGAGGGTTCCCAGCTTCCTCAGTTAACgggacccctccccccaactgTTCTGAGGCTAGAAACCACACGGCCATCTGCCCTGGCCCTCCTGCCCCAAGCAGCCAGCCCAAGCTCAGTTCAACCCACCCTCATGCCTTGGGACGGGTGCTAAGACGCCCactctgcctctgtccccatCTCTCCCTGGCCAAGGCCCCTGGCTGGAACCTGGGCTCCCCAAAGGGGGTGGGCCGCCAGCCTCGCACACTCACAAGGCCACTCCCGCGGCGTTGGCCCCCTGGACACAGCCAGCCCCCcgtcctcctctcccttcctgacACCAGGGCCcatctccctcccctttcctccagccccagccatcTCTCCACTGTCCTAGCAGGCTTCCCCAGGGGCCGGGGCTGCCCAGCTTCCAGCAGGCACCTGCTGCCTCCCAGGGGCCCCTCCAACGAGGAGCCACCAGGCAGAGCAACaccgtccccccaccccaccccaccccctgctggcTATGGGCCCTGCAGCCATCAGCTGACTCAGAGAAGGAACGAGGGTGGGGGGCAGCGGCACCCCCATTTCTCAGCCCACTCCGGCCCCTCGTCTGCCTCCAGGAGGAAAGCACGAGCCTCAGCACATCCGTCAGCACATTTAGAAGCAAACACACAGGACCGCGTCGGCTTTGCTGCAGCCCTGCCAGCAGTGCGGAGCCTCAGGCCCGAGCTAGAATCCCGGCCCTGAGCTAGAATCCCGGCCCTGAGCTAGAATCCCGGCCCTGAGCTAGAATCCCGGCCCTGAGCCAGaatcctggcccgggaacctgcAGGCCAAAAAGAGAGTTTCACACCCGTGAATCTCAGCAGCACAAATGCAGCAGGAGGGGGGTCCCACAGGCACCACCCACACGAAGACTCTTCTCGGCAAGGGCAGAGCAAGCAGAGGGAGCCCAGCAGGCCCAGCCTCCCCACACAACGCGCCTGCTCGCCCCGGCGACACGCGGGGCTGTTACCCGAGAGTGCCATCCTGCTCTGGCAGAGCTTCGACAGCCCATTCCTCCTGCTCAGGTGTCTGCGGGCCGCGGACAGGGACTTGCTGGGCTCAGAGGTGGTCTGCGCAGCCAGGTCCTCCGGGGGTGCCGGCACGGAGAGGCCGCCCGGGCGCCTGTGGtcctcctccagggctggggaGCTTCTGTCCTCCATCAGGAGCTGGGGGGACAGCCGTCCAGCCGAAAACGAGGCGCACCGATCAGCGTCTGCGATGCAGGAGCAAAGGCCGTTGAGCAACTAACCCCGCTTGAGGCTGAGTTAAGCTCAGGCCACAAAGACCTCCTGGGTCAGAGCCCACAGCGCAGGCCCTCCTGCCGACCAGAGAAGGGCAGGTGGGGACAAAGAAGGGAATCGGGGAGCCAGAAGCGAGCGGGATGGAGCCGAGGAGGAGGCGTGGGCTGCAGGTCAGGAAGAAAGCATCGGAGGCCACAAGGACCCGCTCAGCCTCGGCCTTCCCCAGACCTGGGGGTCAGGCCAGCTGCACCCAGAATCATACACAGAGCCTCCGACAAAAGATGCCTGGGCTGAGTCAGGAGGGGGCCCGGCACTGCGGGGCTGTTTTGGTTTCTGACTTTTTACTGTTACACACCTGCGGATTCGCATGCAGACATAAGAAAACCACACAGAAGAGCTCCACGTGTTCTTGGCCAAGTCTCCCAACAGTGACGCCTCACACCAGGACACAGATCCACTGCTGGGAGGCCCAGGCCAGGAGCCTTGGTGGAGGTGGCCAGGGCCATGTGCCCACAGAGCCCGCCCCCCCGCTCCAGAGCACCCCAGAGCTCCCGGCCCCCCTCTTGGGCCCACACAGTCTTCTTCCTGTCATCGGTTCTCGCCCACAGACCCAGGGAATGGCCAAGGAGCAGCTCTGGCTCCAACGATGAGAAGGCAGAGGTCAACCAAACTTCCTGGCAGGCGGGGCTGCCCGCCCAGCATGGCACAGACCTGGTGGCTGGCCCTTCCCATGCCAGCCCATTCCAGCACAGAACCCAGCGGAGGCCGGCCCAACAGTCTGGGCCTGGCTTCAAAGTCGTTTCAAAGACGCATCAGGACAGGAGGACAGTCAGGGCCTTTCACAGTTACCGGTTTGTGGGCCGGACTCGTGATTCTGCATATGCAGCGACAACAAGACAGGGTCTCTGGTTCGTTTAGGAGAAAACTGTAAAGGCTTTCCGTACGGCCCGGGCGGGAGTTCTCTTAAACAAGATACCAAAAGCTCTGGCTGTAAGAAAGGTAAATCTAATGTGAAAGCTGAAAACACCTGTTCCCAAGAAATACCACAGAGAAGATGAAACGtcataatttggaaaaaatatttgacacgTACATAAGCAGAGAGTTAATATTCAGGATAGTTTAAAAGGTaaacaatttcaaatataaaaaaattttaagacacaCACAGCCTagtagcaaaacagaaaaaagagagagagaggcctggATTAAGAGGGCAAAGTGGAAGGAAGGATCTGAGCCCCCCTCCACCCAAGGCGCCCCAGTTACCCCCTTACAGAGCAGCCACCTCGGGAAAGAGCTGGAACACCTGCCACAACTGAAAACacaaagaaggaaccacaaccacgcagaggaggaggggcagagattCAGCGCCGTCAGGACCCCACCCCTAGATCAGGGACCCAAAATTGGGTGGAATTTCACAACAGCAGAGGTTCTCCCCCGGAGTAAGGGGTCCACGTCCCCCATCGGGCTGCCCAGCCTCGGGGTCCTGAACCAGCAAGACAAGCCCCCAAGCGTGTCTGGCTTGAAAACCAGCAGGCTTTACGTCCCGCACAACTGGAGGGTCGCAGGAAACGGCGACCCTGCTCTCGTGGCCGTGCACCT
This region includes:
- the PASK gene encoding PAS domain-containing serine/threonine-protein kinase isoform X1, whose translation is MTFHLLCGISWEQVFSAFTLDLPFLQPELLVSCLRELPPGPYGKPLQFSPKRTRDPVLLSLHMQNHESGPQTDADRCASFSAGRLSPQLLMEDRSSPALEEDHRRPGGLSVPAPPEDLAAQTTSEPSKSLSAARRHLSRRNGLSKLCQSRMALSEDGWSSYCLSSLAAQNLCTSKLHCPAAPEQVDLASPLGSASCCSLLRGLPSGWSAPLFPAPVCNPNKAIFTVNAKTTEILVANDKACQLLGYSSHDLIGQKLTRFFLKPDSHVVEALSEEHVEADGHAAVVFGMVVDVVSRGGDKIPVSVWMKRMRQACSLCRVVVLEPVERLSAWVAFQSDGAVTSCDALFAHLHGFASPEAVVGQHLADLIPSVQLPPPGEQVPESLRIQRSVGRAKDGTTFPLSLKLKAQPRSQEAADGVAAPGGGYRASVWVFSTISGLITLLPDGTICGINHNFALMLFGYGKAELLGKNITVLIPGFYRGMDLACDGSLPLPDLAPCLSAGSQRGLGEASRDLLQGWDPAGTAKDPGEDAETTDAAQSRGASPGAWAHADAGGRPPTAALQALPTLGTGLAPEESHPAHGQQSSPEDQQEGSPPAQEQSPPEGQQNVPARCCGPWPPLEEQQRPALEKQQLAAAEHHRQDLPGGNRSDPVAAKPVASHEDSGPPVPASSRSSDGETCGLCLEAQPGPGGSSSASSSIRGADVAESWPAGEGPRSEGEWCARRGSPGPAPCPPGMVSRLSSTPLLDGPWLETEEHGEELQVGLIKEQLSMPSSVGPRGTSYAELVLAGRSLASASVSLCDPGGTDLHGGRSGSSSACYALATDLPGALDAAEAREAGENSFFWNLKELSLSEGTDRTPSNCSWATSERGGTAPPSLAGSDMDVSGSRGRRPDALDDRERLLLTGAYFDLGEGRWFRESCLGRDGAGPSATCLVSSEQYAASGRERPGCVSPVLGGGPTDVCPLEVPRLSPQVTSTPVRGDSSATLRATGLQHEIQEGTYVGSCYHCDGSQLSVQFEVKRVQLQGSATLFCCWLVKDLLHSHLDSALQSHLLLASLPSSAQSTCEPQVSGIGEALGTKPWFEEHSRAVELEGLAACEGAYSHKYSTLSPIGSGAFGSVWTAVDKEANKEVVVKFIKKEKVLEDGWVEDPTLGRVTLEIAILSRLQHASIIRVLDVFENQGFFQLVMEKHGSGLDLFAFIDRHPNLDEPLASHVFRQLVSAVGYLHAKSIVHRDIKDENVVIAEDFSVKLIDFGSAAYVESGRLFYTFCGTIEYCAPEVLMGNPYRGPELEMWSLGVTLYTLIFEENPFCELEETVEAVISPPHPVSDDLMNLISGLLQPIPEQRTTLEKLAADPWVTQPVNLADYTWEEVCRVNKPESSILSTASLETEGRSPSAVAGAPELPGAACARAGP
- the PASK gene encoding PAS domain-containing serine/threonine-protein kinase isoform X4; protein product: MTFHLLCGISWEQVFSAFTLDLPFLQPELLVSCLRELPPGPYGKPLQFSPKRTRDPVLLSLHMQNHESGPQTDADRCASFSAGRLSPQLLMEDRSSPALEEDHRRPGGLSVPAPPEDLAAQTTSEPSKSLSAARRHLSRRNGLSKLCQSRMALSEDGWSSYCLSSLAAQNLCTSKLHCPAAPEQVDLASPLGSASCCSLLRGLPSGWSAPLFPAPVCNPNKAIFTVNAKTTEILVANDKACQLLGYSSHDLIGQKLTRFFLKPDSHVVEALSEEHVEADGHAAVVFGMVVDVVSRGGDKIPVSVWMKRMRQACSLCRVVVLEPVERLSAWVAFQSDGAVTSCDALFAHLHGFASPEAVVGQHLADLIPSVQLPPPGEQVPESLRIQRSVGRAKDGTTFPLSLKLKAQPRSQEAADGVAAPGGGYRASVWVFSTISGLITLLPDGTICGINHNFALMLFGYGKAELLGKNITVLIPGFYRGMDLACDGSLPLPDLAPCLSAGSQRGLGEASRDLLQGWDPAGTAKDPGEDAETTDAAQSRGASPGAWAHADAGGRPPTAALQALPTLGTGLAPEESHPAHGQQSSPEDQQEGSPPAQEQSPPEGQQNVPARCCGPWPPLEEQQRPALEKQQLAAAEHHRQDLPGGNRSDPVAAKPVASHEDSGPPVPASSRSSDGETCGLCLEAQPGPGGSSSASSSIRGADVAESWPAGEGPRSEGEWCARRGSPGPAPCPPGMVSRLSSTPLLDGPWLETEEHGEELQVGLIKEQLSMPSSVGPRGTSYAELVLAGRSLASASVSLCDPGGTDLHGGRSGSSSACYALATDLPGALDAAEAREAGENSFFWNLKELSLSEGTDRTPSNCSWATSERGGTAPPSLAGSDMDVSGSRGRRPDALDDRERLLLTGAYFDLGEGRWFRESCLGRDGAGPSATCLVSSEQYAASGRERPGCVSPVLGGGPTDVCPLEVPRLSPQVTSTPVRGDSSATLRATGLQHEIQEGTYVGSCYHCDGSQLSVQFEVKRVQLQGSATLFCCWLVKDLLHSHLDSALQSHLLLASLPSSAQSTCEPQVSGIGEALGTKPWFEEHSRAVELEGLAACEGAYSHKYSTLSPIGSGAFGSVWTAVDKEANKEVVVKFIKKEKVLEDGWVEDPTLGRVTLEIAILSRLQHASIIRVLDVFENQGFFQLVMEKHGSGLDLFAFIDRHPNLDEPLASHVFRQGPL